The Edaphobacter sp. 12200R-103 genome contains a region encoding:
- a CDS encoding CDGSH iron-sulfur domain-containing protein, producing MADEAVKITVRPNGPLRVEGPISLTDADGRHWDLTGKPAISLCRCGASEKRPFCDGSHNRIGFQCSASPALLT from the coding sequence ATGGCAGATGAGGCAGTAAAAATTACGGTTCGCCCGAACGGTCCGTTGCGGGTCGAGGGTCCAATCTCCCTGACAGACGCGGATGGAAGACACTGGGACCTGACGGGCAAGCCCGCGATCTCCCTTTGCCGCTGCGGCGCCAGCGAAAAGCGTCCGTTCTGCGACGGTTCCCATAATCGCATCGGGTTTCAGTGCTCGGCCTCGCCGGCGCTTCTGACTTAA
- a CDS encoding sigma-54 dependent transcriptional regulator, giving the protein MTVAEQSRTIRQSEVEPSAAARTAVIEAAQKSPRTEVAEESEGVRIQGLHVLVVDDDAAVRQTCSTIAEKMGCAVVGAGTVTQARRVLKNRKVDVVLLDLKLPDGGGLALLEQVNALYPDTAVVVMTAFATVSSAVEAMRIGARDYLTKPFALEELTTVLERASQRVQFDCESRQLRERLRAQEDTNGLVGKSPEMEKLYRILSKVTFSTHPVLILGESGTGKELVARAIHFNGPNAQRPFLPVDCGSLAPSLIESELFGHVKGAFTGADRAKEGLLTSAEGGTVFLDEIGELPLDLQARLLRALQEKEVRPVGATQARPFSARVLAATNRDLAGMVEQGKFRKDLFFRLNVVNLRIPPLRERRGDIPLLAMHFLERMEKQTGTERTLSDDSLRLMADYDWPGNVRELENAIERACALSSGPVLHLGDMPTQLQDLSMHRAAEAAAESLSAQAELDTTASHGPGEIVSIAELEKQAILNTIQQLNGDKLLAARLLGIGKTTLYRKLKEYGMVDLQGESTD; this is encoded by the coding sequence TGGAACCGTCCGCAGCAGCGCGGACCGCAGTGATCGAAGCGGCGCAGAAGTCGCCCCGAACAGAGGTCGCGGAGGAGAGCGAGGGAGTCAGGATCCAGGGGCTGCATGTCCTGGTGGTCGATGACGACGCTGCGGTCCGCCAGACCTGCAGCACTATTGCGGAGAAGATGGGCTGTGCGGTCGTTGGCGCAGGCACAGTCACCCAGGCGAGAAGGGTCCTGAAGAACAGGAAGGTCGATGTGGTGCTGCTGGATCTGAAGCTCCCCGACGGCGGAGGCCTGGCGCTGCTCGAGCAGGTGAACGCGCTCTATCCGGATACGGCGGTCGTGGTGATGACGGCCTTTGCCACGGTCTCCTCGGCGGTCGAGGCCATGCGTATCGGAGCGCGAGACTACCTGACCAAGCCGTTCGCGCTTGAGGAGCTGACGACGGTGCTCGAACGGGCCAGCCAGAGAGTCCAGTTTGACTGTGAGAGCCGTCAGTTGCGGGAGAGGTTGCGGGCGCAGGAAGACACCAACGGCCTGGTAGGCAAGTCCCCGGAGATGGAAAAGCTCTATCGCATCCTCTCCAAGGTGACGTTTTCGACGCATCCGGTTCTCATTCTGGGCGAGAGTGGGACGGGCAAGGAGCTGGTCGCGCGAGCCATCCACTTCAACGGCCCCAATGCGCAGAGGCCCTTTCTCCCGGTGGACTGCGGATCGCTGGCCCCTTCGCTCATCGAGAGCGAGCTGTTTGGCCACGTCAAAGGAGCATTTACCGGAGCCGATCGAGCAAAAGAAGGGCTTCTGACATCGGCCGAGGGCGGCACGGTCTTTCTGGACGAGATCGGTGAGCTTCCTCTGGATCTGCAGGCCAGGCTGCTGCGCGCCCTCCAGGAAAAAGAGGTGCGTCCTGTTGGCGCGACGCAGGCCAGACCCTTTTCTGCGCGCGTACTGGCGGCGACCAACCGTGACCTTGCCGGTATGGTCGAGCAGGGCAAGTTCCGCAAGGACCTGTTCTTTCGATTGAACGTGGTCAACCTTCGGATTCCTCCCCTTCGAGAGCGCAGGGGAGACATTCCTTTGCTGGCGATGCACTTTCTGGAGAGAATGGAGAAGCAGACTGGTACGGAGCGTACGCTTTCGGACGATTCCCTGCGGCTGATGGCGGACTACGACTGGCCGGGCAACGTGCGCGAGCTGGAAAATGCGATCGAACGCGCCTGCGCTCTTTCGAGCGGTCCGGTGCTTCATCTCGGCGACATGCCGACGCAGCTTCAGGATCTGAGTATGCATCGGGCCGCTGAGGCTGCGGCTGAGAGCCTGTCGGCTCAGGCGGAGCTGGATACAACGGCTTCGCACGGCCCCGGCGAGATCGTCTCTATCGCTGAACTCGAGAAGCAGGCGATCCTCAACACGATCCAGCAGCTCAATGGAGACAAACTGCTGGCAGCCAGGCTTCTGGGTATTGGCAAGACTACCCTCTACCGCAAGCTGAAGGAGTATGGGATGGTCGATCTGCAGGGGGAATCGACGGATTAG
- a CDS encoding UBP-type zinc finger domain-containing protein: MVCKHLDQVRDVKPSSKGCEDCLKIGGRWVHLRMCQICGHVGCCDSSPNTHATKHFHATKHPIMRSVEPGEDWGWCYVDEVELDFS; the protein is encoded by the coding sequence ATGGTGTGTAAGCATCTGGACCAGGTTCGCGATGTAAAGCCTTCATCCAAAGGTTGTGAGGACTGTCTGAAGATCGGAGGTCGCTGGGTGCATCTGCGAATGTGCCAGATATGCGGGCACGTGGGCTGTTGCGATTCATCGCCCAACACGCATGCGACCAAGCACTTTCACGCGACGAAGCACCCCATTATGCGCTCAGTCGAACCGGGAGAGGACTGGGGATGGTGCTACGTCGATGAGGTGGAGCTGGACTTCAGCTAG